One window from the genome of Elaeis guineensis isolate ETL-2024a chromosome 5, EG11, whole genome shotgun sequence encodes:
- the LOC105045203 gene encoding beta-glucosidase 22, translating into MRRGSMVLLLLLLFSSLEVSLSQTAPQYSRDDFPSDFVFGAGTSAYQVEGAAAEDGRSPCIWDTFAHAGKMPDKSTADVASDGYHKYKEDVKLMTDTGLEAYKFSISWSRLLPNGRGAVNPKGLEFYNNLINELIKHGIQPHVTLYHLDLPQVLEDEYGGWLSPKIVDDFTAYADVCFREFGDRVSHWTTIIEPNIMAIGGYDNGMFPPNRCSYPFGINCTAGNSSVEPYTVAHHALLAHASVVTLYRTKYQAMQNGWIGLNVYSLWAYPFTNSTADVQAAQRSLDFMIGWIINPLVFGDYPEVMKENAGSRLPSFNKHQSKQVKGSFDFIGLNHYFSTFVIDNSNSSSTGLRDFNADMFAKFTESKNMTPTGQFVPVNAPTDPQGLQYMLEYLKEAYGNPPIYIQENGYGLGIFNDTINDTARIDFLSGFIGSTLDAVRNGSDVRGYFVWSFLDVFELLAGYWSRFGLYHVDFDDEKRERVPKLSAFWYSDFLKKKQDMSIERTGLNATSHAQQ; encoded by the exons ATGAGGAGGGGGAGCATGGTACTTTTGTTACTCCTACTGTTTTCATCTTTGGAGGTAAGTTTGAGCCAAACTGCCCCACAATATAGCAGGGATGACTTCCCATCGGACTTTGTCTTTGGGGCCGGAACCTCAGCTTACCAG GTGGAGGGAGCAGCAGCTGAGGATGGAAGGAGTCCTTGTATCTGGGATACGTTTGCTCATGCAG GAAAGATGCCGGACAAGAGCACCGCTGACGTGGCTTCTGATGGGTACCACAAATACAAG GAAGATGTCAAGCTTATGACAGATACAGGACTGGAGGCCTACAAATTCTCCATCTCTTGGTCAAGACTTCTCCCAA ATGGGAGAGGAGCTGTCAATCCAAAAGGCCTTGAGTTTTATAACAATCTCATCAACGAGCTCATAAAACATG GAATTCAGCCACATGTGACACTCTATCATCTAGATCTTCCCCAAGTACTTGAAGATGAATATGGAGGATGGCTGAGCCCTAAGATTGT AGATGATTTCACAGCATACGCAGATGTGTGCTTTAGGGAATTTGGTGACAGAGTTTCCCACTGGACCACCATTATAGAACCCAACATCATGGCGATTGGCGGATATGATAATGGAATGTTCCCACCCAATCggtgttcttatccatttggcatCAATTGTACAGCTGGCAATTCCAGTGTGGAGCCATACACTGTGGCTCACCATGCCCTACTGGCACATGCATCAGTTGTCACACTGTATAGAACTAAATATCAA GCTATGCAAAATGGCTGGATAGGCTTGAACGTGTATAGTTTATGGGCTTATCCATTTACAAACTCCACAGCAGATGTTCAAGCAGCCCAAAGATCATTAGACTTCATGATAGGCTG GATCATAAATCCCCTGGTGTTTGGAGACTACCCTGAGGTCATGAAGGAAAATGCTGGTTCAAGGCTACCATCCTTCAACAAACACCAGTCCAAACAAGTGAAGGGTTCATTTGACTTTATTGGTCTGAATCACTATTTTTCAACATTTGTCATTGATAACTCCAATAGTTCCAGCACAGGTCTTCGAGACTTCAATGCAGATATGTTTGCCAAATTCACAG AATCAAAGAATATGACACCCACTGGTCAG TTTGTCCCAGTAAATGCACCAACAGATCCACAAGGGCTGCAATATATGTTGGAGTATCTTAAAGAAGCTTATGGAAATCCTCCCATTTATATCCAAGAAAATG GTTATGGACTAGGAATCTTCAACGACACAATCAATGACACTGCCAGGATAGATTTCTTGAGTGGTTTCATTGGAAGCACCCTAGATGCTGTCAG GAATGGATCAGATGTGAGAGGATACTTTGTGTGGTCATTTTTAGATGTATTCGAGCTCTTGGCTGGGTATTGGTCACGCTTTGGGCTCTACCACGTGGATTTTGATGATGAGAAGCGTGAAAGGGTTCCAAAGCTCTCTGCCTTTTGGTACTCTGACTTCctcaagaagaagcaagatatgaGCATAGAAAGGACTGGTCTGAATGCCACATCTCATGCTCAACAATAA